The following DNA comes from Halalkaliarchaeum sp. AArc-CO.
GAGTTCGACGTAAACGGGCTCTTGTCCCTCCTTGTCGCCGATGTCCGTGTCGATCGTCTCTTTCTCGTCGACGACCTGCTGCATCCCCCGGTCGAGGAAGTTGTTGAACGACCGGAAGTGGTGTTCGGCGAGCCGTTCCTCCGAGAAATACTCCCGCGAGATGACGCGTCTGTCCTGTCTGTTCATTCAACCACCAGTCGATACACGACTGCTCGGTCCGTCGTTCGGGAGTCCCGAATCACTTTCACCACGTCGCCGGGCTCTGCACCCTCGGGCAACGCGGGATCTGTACGCTTGATCTTGGGCAAATTCGTCTTCCGGACGTTGTACTCCTCGAGGACTTCCTCGACCGTCGAGGGATCATCGAGGAGAACGTGCTCCGGGACGAGTTCGTGTTGGCTTACGTCTACCATGGGTCTGGCTCGCTGTGGGGAGAAGCGGTCACGAGATACTACAGTCGATTAACAGGGCCACTCATTTAAGCGTTGCCAACCGCGACAGAAACGACCAGCTCATCGGACCGCGACGTGACAACTCGAAACATGAATGCGATAGGTAAAAAAGGTGACGCCGAACGCCCCGTTCGGACGGCGTCGTGGCGTCGTACTGCCGGAATCCGGAGGGAACGTTTTAAGCTCGCCCCAGCGAGCATCCGATACATGGCACGAGGCGAGCTGGAAACCGTTCCCGAAACGGAAGGAATATTTTACTACGATACGGGCATGTACGACGCCGACGAGTACGGATCGGTGTACGTCGTCGACGCCGAGGAGCCGGCCGTGATCGACACCGGCATCGGAACGAACCGCGAGGGACTGTTCGACGCGATCGAGGAGGCGCTCTCCGGGCGCGACCCGGCGTACGTCCTGCCGACACACGCCCACCTGGACCACGCTGGCGGTGCCGGCTATCTCGCCCGACGATATCCGGACGCGACCGTGCTCGCCCACGAACGGGCGGTCCCACACCTGATCGACCCCGAGCGCCTCGTCGAGGGAACGAAGGCCGCCGTCGGCGACCAGTGGAACTACTACGTCGAACCCGCCCCGGTCCCGGAGGATCGGATCGAGGGACTCGAAGACGGCGACGCCGTCGATCTCGGCGATCGGACGATCGACGTCCACGAAGCGCCCGGCCACGCCCCCCACCAGGTCGTCTTTCACGACCGGACGGCCGACGCGGTGTTCACCGGCGACGCCGCCGGGATCTACGTTCGCGACACCGACGAGATCAGGGTTACCTCCCCGCCCCCACAGTTCCACGCCAAACAGTGTATCGACGACGTCAAGCTGATCCAGACCCTCGAGCCCGAACTGCTCTGTTTCGGCCACTTCGGACCCCGAGAGTACGACGAAGGGCTGCTCGACGAGTACAAGCGATCGCTCGTGGAGTGGGTCGAAGCAGTCAAACAGAAACGCCGCGAACTCGGCGACGACGATGCCGTGATCGACCACTTCGTAAAGTACGCCAGCATCGTCGACGCCTGGGGTGAAGAGAAGAGCCGCGCGGAAGTCAGGCTGAACACGCGGGGCGCAATCGCGTATCTGGAGTACGTCGGCGAGGACGCCTGACTGCTCCCGAGGAGGAGTAGCGACGGAAGATAAACAGAAAACAGCCCAATTGTTTATTATAGATGAGCGAGAGTTTCCGAGCATGGACTGGAAAGGAGCCGAAGAGACGTACGAGAGTCCCGTACTCGGGACGGAAACGATCCCTCGAACGTTCGAGGAGAGCGTTTCACGGAACGCCGAACGGGTCGCTCAACGATACAAGGGCGGGGTGTACGACCGATCACTGGTGGCGGCAGGGGTGATTCCGGCGGCGGAGTCAGGCGGGTACAGCGACCTCACCTACGAAGAGATGCGCGAAATCGTCCGTCGGCTGGCCGCCGGATTCCGCGAGCTCGGCGTCGAGGCGGGCACCCGAGTGTCGATCTTCGCTCACACGCGCATGGAGTGGGCACAGACGGACTTCGGGGCGCTTGCCGCCGGCGGGATCGTCACCACCGTCTATCCAACCTCGTCGCGGAGCCAGTTGGCGTATCTGCTGGGGGACGCAGGATCGGAGGTCGTCGTCGCGGAGAACGAGCGCTTGCTCGAACGGACCCTCGCGGTGATGGAGGAGGAGCACGTCGACGTAGAGCACGTCGTCGTGATCGACGAGGTCGACGGGTACGACGACCACGAGGAGGTGATCACCCTCGGAAAGTTACACGATCGGGGCGCATCGGCGTTCGAGGAGGCCGACTACGACTCCTGGCTGGACGAACGGAGCGTCGACGACACCGCGAGTCTGATCTACACGTCGGGAACGACGGGTCAGCCGAAAGGCGTCCAGCTCACCCACCGGAACTTCCGGGAGAACGTAAACCAGTGTTATCGGCGGTTCGGTCCGCGTCCGGACCGCGATCCCGACGTGCCGGTCATCGACGCCGACGCCACGGCACTTTCGTTCCTGCCGCTCGCGCACGTCTTCGAGCGGCTGGCGGGTCATTATCTGATGTTCGCCGCCGGCGCAACCGTCGCGTACGCTGAGAATCCCGACACGCTCAGGGAGGATCTGAGTGTCGTTCGACCGAACGTGATGACGAGCGTTCCTCGGGTGTACGAGAAGCTGTACGCCGCTATCAGGGAGCAAGCCAGCGAGTCACCGGTCAAACAGCGGATCTTCGAGTGGGCGACCGACGTGGGCCGGGAGTATCACGCTTCGGAGAACCCGGGACCAGTGTTGAACCTGAAACGCTCGCTGGCAGACACGCTCGTCTTCTCGAAGGTGCACGAGGCGCTGGGCGATCGCATCGAGTTCTTCATCTCGGGCGGTGGGTCGCTCTCGGCGGACCTGTGTGCGCTGTATCACGGGATGGGGCTCCCGATCTACGAGGGATACGGGCTCACCGAGACCTCGCCGGTGATCGCGGTGAACCCACCGGAGAACCCACAGGTCGGAACGATCGGACCGCCGGTCGTCGACACCGAAGTAAAACTCGACGAGAGCCTCGTCGGGGAGGACGTCGCGAAAGACGCAGACGGACAGGTGGGCGAGCTGCTGGTCCGGGGCCCGCAGGTGTGTGGCGGCTACTGGAACAAACCAGACGAGACCGAAGCGGCGTTCGACACCGACGAGGAGGGCCGGGAGTGGTTCCGGACCGGAGACATCGTCGAACAGCGGGACGACGAGTACATCGTCTTCCGGGAGCGTGCAAAGCAGTTGCTCGTGCTCTCGACCGGAAAAAACGTCGCGCCGGGACCGATCGAGGACGCCTTCGCCGCAAACGAGTTCGTCGAACAGTGCGTCGTGATCGGCGACGGTCAGAAGTTCGTCTCCGCGTTGATTGTCCCCAACTTCGAGCGCGTCATTGAGTGGGCCGACGATCAGGGACACGACGTCCCGGACGATCGGGGGGAACTGTGTCGGGACGAACGCATCCACGACCGAATCGACCGGGAAGTAGACGAGGTAAACGAACGATTCGAGGAGCACGAGCGGATCAAGCAGTTCCGACTCGTTCCCGAGGAGTTCACCGAGGAGAACGATCTGTTGACGCCGACGATGAAAAAGAAGCGTCGGAACATCCTCGATCGGTTCTCGGACAAAATCGAGATGATCTACGAGGAACCGGTGGGGTAGCGCCCGGAACCGAAACGCGTCGCGCCAGTCCACCGCCGTCGCGCCAGTCCACCGCCGTCGCGTCAGTCCACCGCCGTCGCGTCAGTCCTCCGCTTCCACTTCCGTCGGCTCTTCCTGGGCGGGCTGTTCCTCTTCCTCCGAGCGGGCCGCCACCAGCGCCCCGCTGGCGACGCTGTAGAGCGGTTCGTCCGCTTGCCGGACGTCGCTGATCGAGAAGGGGATCGAGGCGTCCTCGAGGTGGTCGGCGAACAGTTCCTCGAATCCGGCGGGGCTCGAGGTACCGCCAGTGACGACGACGGGAACGTCGAGCCCCTCCTCGACGTCCTCCTCGTCGACCTCCCGGGAGATGTGCTCGATGACGTAATCCAGCAGGTTCTCGTAGTAGATCGCCAGCGCCCCCTCGACGCCGCCGACGTCCGTCCGGAAGTCGAGCTTGAAGTCGTCTTCCTTGATCGTGGTCACCTTGTCGACCGGCGTGCCGGTCGCCTGGGCGCTCTGTTCGTCGATCCAGTCGCCACCGCGGGCGATCGAGAACTTCATCACCGGCACCGCGTAGTAGGCGAGACAGACGTTGGTCATGCCCGCGCCGAAGCTGACGCCCAGGCCGGTGAAGTTGTTGTCCGCGAGCTCCGAGTAGATCACGGCCATCCCCTCGTTGATCGGCTCGGGATCGTAGCCCATGTCGCCCAGCATCGACTCGAGCGTCTTCTGGTGGTACAGCGTCGAGAGGTCCGAGTCGATTGGGTCCGCCGGGCTGGAGTAGAACAGCCGCTCGTCCTCGAAGGAGGGTTCGCCGACGACCTGCTCCGTGATGAGCTTGATCATGGGAATCGCTGACGACTCCTCACTGGAGAGGATCCCGTGCTGCATGGGACGGCGGGTCTCCTTGTTGAAGATGTTCGCGAAGTTCAAGGCGTCGTCGCCGACGACGTACACCTTGTCGTCCTTCCGGATGTGAAGGACTTCGCTGCGCGAAAGCATCTGCTCGGCCATGTCACTGTACTCGATCTCCACGAAGGAGTTGCGCTGCTGTACGAACACCGTCTCGGTAGCGTCCTGCCGCGCCGAGAGAATGTTCATCGTACCGACGTCGAGTCCCTTTGCCATGCTCGTAGAATCAGAGGCGTGGGTCATAAATATTGGTTCTCCCCAAAAGTCATGCAGTCCGCTCTCGCGCGGAGGAACCCGACCAGAACTAATCCCCCATTAAATGAGATTAGGGGGAGCCAGAAACTGGACTATAACCGGTCTTTGATCCGGTCGAACAAGCTGTCAGGTTCGCGTTCGACTTCGCGTTGCTGACGCTGCTTTTTGAGCTCCCGGAGTGCTGAGGCCTGGTCGTCGGTTCCGGAACCGCTCGCGGTCTGTTTCTCCCCGCCCTGCAGACGTCTCAGCCCGGACACCGCGTCGTCGACTGCGTCGCCGCTCGACCGGGCCGTCTTGGCCGAGTCGACCTCGAACCCGCGTCCGTCGATCTCCTCTGTCCCCGTGTTCAACTCGAGCCGGCGCGTCTCCGACCGTTCGATACCGCCCCAGGAAAGTTCTGCATCGCCGAGTTCGCGCTCGATGTCTGCACGCACCTGTTCGTCCGTGACCGCCTCGCCGTCGTCGGGGACGTCAGCCGCCGAACTCCCAGCAGCTGCAGCTTCCGGCGCGACATCGGGAGCAGCCCGCTGGACGCTGTGGGCGACGAGCGCTGCGCCGGTGGCAGCGACGACGCCTGCGAGTCCGAGACTGTAGATTCCCGCGCCGGTCGCGCTGTAGTCGGGAGCCCCCGAGACGTTCCAGTGGTACGGATACGCCCAGACGAACAGCCCGATCGCTGCCAGACAGACGACGCTGCCGGCACCGGTGAGATACAGCGCCCGCCTGTCGACTGGAAGCAGAACGACGACACCCGAGAGCAGCGCCGGTAATCCCACCGCCCCCGCGACGGCCGCGACCTGTCTGACGGCGTACAGCCCCATTTCGTCGGCGGTGATCCCGTCGCTCACGAGAAAGAGGACGACGCCCGCGAACCCGATGGCGATCCCGCCGAAGAACAGTGCAAACCCCGCATATATGTCGACCGCCTCCTCCGGGTCACCGACGTATTCGCGGTAAAGCCGGACGAGACGACCGTCCTCTTCGGAGGTTTCCATACGCCCCCCTACAAACTCGATTGGCATGATTGTTCCCCCCGTCGGGACGACGTGGTTGTGACGGTGCCTCGGTAGTCTCCGGAAAACAGTTCGTTCGACGAGCCGGCAGCGACGCTGCCCTCAGGTGTTGAGGCGATACCGATACGGGTTGTCGGTGATAACCTCGACCTCGCCGCGGCGAGCCCAGCGGCCGAGGACGGTTGCGACACGGTGTGTGCTGTCGATTTCCTCGTCGTCGAGCAGCGCGAGGATCTCCCGCGCTGTCAGCGGCTCTTCGGCGTCGGCCAGCACACCCCGTATCCGTTCGAACTCTCGCTGTCGGGTGTGCATATGTCTTACACACGTTCCGTATTCACATATAATTCAGTGAGACAGGGGTCATACACGTGTCAGACACCGGTTTCGGCGGAATACGGGATCGACATCCACCCACGGTCACAGTCCCCTCTCGACAGCCGGCTCGTTATCGGTCGTCGTACGGCGACTCCGCCTCGAAGTTGCGATCTGCGCGGTACTCCTCGACGAACTCTTCGACGTCGAACTCCAGCATCTGTCGTTCGAACTCCGAAAGCTCATCCTCGTCCCCGTGACTGACCGCATGTTCCATCAGTTCGACGATCAGTTCGACGATGATCTCGTGGAGCCGGCGGGAGTCGAACTCCGAGACCCAGAGGAGGCCACAGCCGACGTCGGGCTCGTCGGTCGCGTCGTGTGACACGACCGATCCCGGGAACTCCTCGATTACCATACCCATTACATGCGGCATGTCGAACTCGGACAGCTCCTCGCTCGTCGTCTCCGTCACCTCCCGGAGGATCTCCACCAGAAACTCCGGCAGGAACCGC
Coding sequences within:
- a CDS encoding MFS transporter → METSEEDGRLVRLYREYVGDPEEAVDIYAGFALFFGGIAIGFAGVVLFLVSDGITADEMGLYAVRQVAAVAGAVGLPALLSGVVVLLPVDRRALYLTGAGSVVCLAAIGLFVWAYPYHWNVSGAPDYSATGAGIYSLGLAGVVAATGAALVAHSVQRAAPDVAPEAAAAGSSAADVPDDGEAVTDEQVRADIERELGDAELSWGGIERSETRRLELNTGTEEIDGRGFEVDSAKTARSSGDAVDDAVSGLRRLQGGEKQTASGSGTDDQASALRELKKQRQQREVEREPDSLFDRIKDRL
- a CDS encoding DUF5815 family protein, with translation MSQPRVPGESDDRLELPCGEAIAVTDLDLGMRELACDCGATHAVVMDVHPATRFLPEFLVEILREVTETTSEELSEFDMPHVMGMVIEEFPGSVVSHDATDEPDVGCGLLWVSEFDSRRLHEIIVELIVELMEHAVSHGDEDELSEFERQMLEFDVEEFVEEYRADRNFEAESPYDDR
- a CDS encoding MBL fold metallo-hydrolase, which produces MARGELETVPETEGIFYYDTGMYDADEYGSVYVVDAEEPAVIDTGIGTNREGLFDAIEEALSGRDPAYVLPTHAHLDHAGGAGYLARRYPDATVLAHERAVPHLIDPERLVEGTKAAVGDQWNYYVEPAPVPEDRIEGLEDGDAVDLGDRTIDVHEAPGHAPHQVVFHDRTADAVFTGDAAGIYVRDTDEIRVTSPPPQFHAKQCIDDVKLIQTLEPELLCFGHFGPREYDEGLLDEYKRSLVEWVEAVKQKRRELGDDDAVIDHFVKYASIVDAWGEEKSRAEVRLNTRGAIAYLEYVGEDA
- a CDS encoding DNA-directed RNA polymerase subunit H; the encoded protein is MVDVSQHELVPEHVLLDDPSTVEEVLEEYNVRKTNLPKIKRTDPALPEGAEPGDVVKVIRDSRTTDRAVVYRLVVE
- a CDS encoding long-chain fatty acid--CoA ligase → MDWKGAEETYESPVLGTETIPRTFEESVSRNAERVAQRYKGGVYDRSLVAAGVIPAAESGGYSDLTYEEMREIVRRLAAGFRELGVEAGTRVSIFAHTRMEWAQTDFGALAAGGIVTTVYPTSSRSQLAYLLGDAGSEVVVAENERLLERTLAVMEEEHVDVEHVVVIDEVDGYDDHEEVITLGKLHDRGASAFEEADYDSWLDERSVDDTASLIYTSGTTGQPKGVQLTHRNFRENVNQCYRRFGPRPDRDPDVPVIDADATALSFLPLAHVFERLAGHYLMFAAGATVAYAENPDTLREDLSVVRPNVMTSVPRVYEKLYAAIREQASESPVKQRIFEWATDVGREYHASENPGPVLNLKRSLADTLVFSKVHEALGDRIEFFISGGGSLSADLCALYHGMGLPIYEGYGLTETSPVIAVNPPENPQVGTIGPPVVDTEVKLDESLVGEDVAKDADGQVGELLVRGPQVCGGYWNKPDETEAAFDTDEEGREWFRTGDIVEQRDDEYIVFRERAKQLLVLSTGKNVAPGPIEDAFAANEFVEQCVVIGDGQKFVSALIVPNFERVIEWADDQGHDVPDDRGELCRDERIHDRIDREVDEVNERFEEHERIKQFRLVPEEFTEENDLLTPTMKKKRRNILDRFSDKIEMIYEEPVG